A genomic region of Ochotona princeps isolate mOchPri1 chromosome 17, mOchPri1.hap1, whole genome shotgun sequence contains the following coding sequences:
- the LOC105942560 gene encoding leucine-rich repeat-containing protein 37A3-like: MYPQVTLPETDQIQTQHTNLPQATVKPLDLEVTINPQYTKEVKPFTNVQMTRTQPPELQKVSTQSPVNNEMTVPIPGSDQVRHSISPSATTQPLNTDHTGTSVPATNLKRTTGRHSDKVQTQRPNLPRVTGQPLSGKPTTAQYPVNYTPENTAYVQKQQNTTKNLCQICSCKDQTLSCVGLSPAQKLSEIPVPEAGTYNATFITLNFQGNSISYIDESVWKAYRWAEKLILSENELTELHQDTFEGLTSIRHLDLSCNKIEFIERRAFESLPFVQSIDLRCNLLIKLSFGTFQAWHGMQFLHTINLNRNPLTNVEDPYLFKLPALKYLDLGTTQVTLTTVENLLMMTLQLESLILPSRLACCLCQFKNNIEVVCKTVKLHCDSECLANTTHCLEEASIGNPKGTFMKILQARKTNTSKELIIEPENLLSGKISMDLQGSMNELQDFTNERDVLGALNLQNVESTLLPLIKLLFSNVQDGDKSLSFVKTHIRKPFPYKNKRKRLYFLEKMQQKTNQAKKDKKTAKLMQSTLLGPKFERQIFLRESKTAPSEESSLEAIPGGEQRMQRVKTIIQGPKGLRKRRRQQRQKQGLSRKQSTQGSVESLAEGRLRGADPRALQELPPLQKPRQLEGNGFHREPLLTKEHKLKVSPLLKKYIISRSSTRSDESLSEAKKKEKVLTDTIFVLEDANARTKNELGKPISHARRVHKTRSHPVLRTPNAKPSRKSRRKNPFHRLRSAKRPPFPALRSLINSPSREESSSPGDLSSQGNPFPEPSIENTGEENHLVGNAFEGNVLGENTTGPEETFRSNTILENPFVADPAGTMFKVTPTIEQDNEINWEYPNLDTGAPTTPKDLTYPLMLSKGEQLEIQLNQQLQSLIPNSDVRKLISTVIRTLKLDCADPRVRLSCAKLISMTGILMKLLSEQQEEKVANEQWDVDQLRTDTYINESEEALGQQEQKPDELKKEVPAHAYHSKLILAVSVTAGIMLLVIIFCLIEIYSHRVTAEEDIEKSSSGLSQRPSRTRSKNEGFFRFRSFGARRKKAKDSKPPGKTENKELSNTDAGEFSEVPAEKTPPTESAAEGEGEEESDDPEEGITNFFF; this comes from the exons ATGTACCCACAGGTGACACTTCCAGAGACAGACCAAATTCAGACGCAGCATACAAACCTGCCACAAGCCACAGTTAAGCCTCTGGACCTGGAAGTTACCATAAACCCACAATATACCAAAGAGGTTAAACCTTTTACAAATGTGCAGATGACCCGAACTCAGCCTCCAGAGCTGCAAAAGGTTTCCACTCAATCCCCAGTAAATAATGAGATGACAGTTCCAATTCCAGGGTCTGATCAAGTTCGACATTCAATATCACCCAGTGCCACAACTCAGCCTTTAAATACGGACCATACCGGAACTTCAGTGCCTGCTACAAACCTGAAGAGAACGACAGGTCGGCATTCAGATAAGGTTCAGACTCAGCGCCCAAATCTACCTAGAGTCACAGGTCAACCTTTGAGCGGGAAACCTACTACAGCTCAATATCCTGTAAATTACACCCCAGAAAACACTGCGTATGTACAAAAGCAACAGAACACCACCAAAAACTTGTGTCAGATATGTAGCTGCAAAGATCAGACACTTTCATGTGTTGGTCTCAGCCCAGCGCAGAAGCTCAGCGAAATTCCCGTACCAGAGGCCGGCACCTACAATGCCACCTTCATCACCTT AAATTTCCAAGGAAACTCTATTTCTTACATCGATGAAAGTGTATGGAAAGCATACCGTTGGGCTGAGAAATT AATCCTCAGTGAAAACGAGTTGACTGAGTTACATCAGGACACATTTGAAGGTCTGACATCCATCCGGCATTT AGATTTATCCTGCAATAAAATAGAATTTATCGAAAGACGTGCATTTGAGTCACTCCCTTTTGTGCAGTCTAT aGATCTTCGTTGCAATTTACTCATAAAACTGAGCTTTGGGACATTTCAGGCGTGGCATGGAATGCAGTTTCTGCACACCAT aaatctcAATCGTAATCCTCTGACCAATGTTGAAGATCCCTACCTTTTCAAATTGCcagcattaaaatattt AGACTTAGGAACAACCCAAGTGACGCTCACCACAGTCGAGAACCTCCTCATGATGACCCTTCAACTGGAAAGCCT GATCTTGCCTAGCCGTTTGGCCTGCTGCCTCTgccaatttaaaaacaatatcGAGGTGGTGTGCAAGACAGTCAAGCTGCACTGTGACAGCGAATGTCTGGCAAATACTACACATTGTC TTGAAGAAGCATCTATTGGAAATCCAAAGGGAACATTCATGAAGATACTGCAGGCCCGGAAGACCAACACTAGCAAGGAACTGATTATTGAGCCAGAAAATCTGTTATCAGGAAAAATTAGCATGGACCTTCAAGGCTCCATGAACGAACTGCAAGACTTTACTAATGAAAGAGACGTTCTTGGCGCACTAAATCTACAAAATGTAGAATCAACATTATTACCACTCATTAAGCTGCTTTTTTCAAATGTGCAAGATGGAGACAAGTCCCTCAGCTTTGTGAAAACCCACATCAGGAAGCCCTTTCCTTACAAAAACAAACGGAAAAGGCTCTATTTTCTCgaaaaaatgcaacaaaaaacaaatcaggctaaaaaagataaaaaaactgCCAAGCTAATGCAGTCTACCCTGTTAGGTCCCAAATTTGAGCGTCAAATTTTCCTAAGGGAATCCAAAACTGCTCCATCAGAGGAGAGCAGCCTGGAGGCCATTCCAGGCGGAGAGCAAAGGATGCAAAGAGTGAAAACAATTATCCAGGGGCCAAAGGGCTTGAGGAAAAGGCGCCGGCAGCAGAGGCAGAAGCagggcctcagcaggaagcagagcacacAGGGATCTGTGGAGAGCCTGGCAGAAGGCAGGCTGCGAGGAGCAGACCCCCGCGCgctgcaggagcttcctccactgCAGAAGCCCCGGCAGCTGGAGGGAAACGGCTTCCACAGGGAGCCCTTGCTCACAAAGGAGCACAAGCTGAAAGTCTCCCCTCTCCTCAAAAAATATATCATCAGCAGGTCCTCTACCCGCTCTGACGAATCTCTCTCTGaggccaaaaagaaagaaaaagtcttaACTGACACCATTTTTGTTTTAGAAGATGCCAACGCCAGAACAAAAAACGAGCTTGGAAAACCAATCTCACATGCCCGGCGCGTTCATAAAACTCGCTCACATCCGGTCCTCAGGACTCCCAATGCCAAACCGAGCCGCAAGTCCAGGAGAAAAAATCCCTTCCACAGGCTGAGGTCTGCCAAGAGGCCTCCGTTCCCTGCACTGAGGAGCCTCATCAACTCCCCTTCACGGGAGGAATCCTCATCTCCAGGGGACCTGAGTTCCCAGGGAAATCCTTTCCCAGAACCTTCTATAGAAAACACTGGTGAAGAAAACCATCTTGTAGGAAATGCTTTCGAAGGCAACGTGTTAGGAGAAAACACTACAGGGCCTGAAGAAACCTTCCGCAGCAACACCATCCTTGAAAATCCCTTCGTTGCAGATCCTGCTGGGACCATGTTCAAGGTAACGCCAACTATTGAACAAGACAATGAAATAAACTGGGAATACCCCAACCTGGACACTGGAGCCCCCACCACGCCCAAAGATCTCACCTACCCTTTGATGTTATCCAAGGGGGAGCAGCTTGAAATTCAGCTAAACCAGCAGCTACAGTCCCTCATTCCCAACAGCGATGTGAGAAAGCTCATCTCTACAGTTATCCGGACTCTGAAACTTGACTGCGCTGACCCCCGTGTGCGACTGTCCTGCGCCAAGCTCATCTCCATGACGGGCATCCTGATGAAGCTCCTCAGCGAGCAGCAGGAAGAAAAGGTGGCCAACGAGCAGTGGGACGTGGACCAACTGAGAACGGACACGTACATCAACGAGAGCGAGGAAGCCCTGGGTCAGCAGGAGCAGAAGCCAGACGAG CTCAAAAAAGAAGTTCCAGCACATGCGTATCACAGCAAACTCATCCTGGCAGTGTCTGTGACGGCAGGTATTATGCTACTGGTTATCATCTTCTGTCTCATTGAG ATTTACTCTCATAGAGTGACAGCAGAGGAAGATATAGAAAAATCTTCGTC GGGCCTTTCGCAACGACCATCTAGGACACGCTCAAAGAATGAG GGCTTCTTCCGGTTCAGGTCTTTTGGTGCCAGACGCAAGAAAGCCAAGGACTCAAAGCCCCCAGGGAAGACTGAAAATAAAGAGCTTTCCAATACGGATGCTGG AGAGTTCAGCGAGGTTCCTGCTGAGAAGACGCCCCCTACCGAGTCGGCGGCGGAAGGTGAAGGCGAAGAGGAGAGCGACGACCCGGAGGAGGGAATcaccaacttttttttctaa